GGCGGCGGGATGTGCTCCATCAGCACGTCGAACAGCGGGTCGAGGTTCTCCCCGTCGGGGTTCTCCCCGTTGGCCGGCTCGGTGGTGCTGGCGATGCCCGCGCGCCCCGAGGCGTACAGCACCGGCAGTCCGAGCGCGAATTCGGCGGCCTTCTGCGCCTCGTCGTCGAGGTCGGAGGCGACGTCGAGCAGCAGGTCGTGACTCTCGGACACGACCTCGGCGATCCGGGCGTCGGGACGGTCGGTCTTGTTGACCACCACGATCACCGGCAGGTGCGCGGCGAGCGCCTTACGCAGCACGAAGCGGGTCTGCGGCAGCGGCCCCTCCGACGCGTCGACCAGCAGCACCACACCGTCGACCATGGACAGACCGCGCTCGACCTCGCCACCGAAGTCGGCGTGGCCCGGGGTGTCGATCACATTGATCACCGTCATGCTGCCGTCAGGGTTCCGACGATGCACCGCGGTGTTCTTGGCCAGGATGGTGATGCCCTTTTCCTTCTCCAGGTCACCGGAGTCCATCAGGCGTTCGATGGCATCATCGCCACGGTGCGACAACGCACCGGACTGCCGCAGCATGGCGTCAACCAGCGTTGTCTTACCGTGGTCGACGTGCGCGACGATGGCTACGTTGCGAAAATTGGGGCGAGAATCCACAACCATCATTGTCGCAGTGCAGGTACCCAATCACGAAAACGATGAGTCCACCGGAAGGCGGGCGTGAAGAAACTGCTCTCGGCCAAGCCGAAGAAGAAGTGCTGCCGCAGCAAGCCGCGGTGCAAGAAGTGTCCACTGGTCCTGCACAAGGTGCACAAGGCCGCTCATCACGGCATCAAGGGCAAGGAGTTGGAGAAGGTCTACAAGAGGGCCCGAAAGGCGTGATGAGCAGGATCGATACCTGTCGTTGACGGGGTTTCCGGCGTACCGTGGAGGCACCCGCCAGACGGTGGTTGGAGGTATCGATCATGACGGTTTACGAGGCCCTCACGGTGGCGCTGATCGTGGTGCTGGCGCTGGCGACGACACTCGCGATCTACGTCGGTCTGTTCAACTGGTTCGGTGCCGTACACGTCGTTCGGTGTGCCGCATGTCACCATCTGACGGTGGCCTCGGCCCGGGCCGCGCAGAGTTCCTGCCCGCAATGTCGGCACCAGGCCCTGCTGCACCCGATCTACAACGCCCGCCATCCCGACCATCCGGTGCGGGTGGTCGGCGACCGACTCCGGTACTGACGGCACCGTCTCGCGACGGCCCGATGCGTCCGTCGGTGGTTCGTCGCGGCCGTTTCGGCCCCGCGGACCACGAAAAACCTGTGAGTTTTTCTTAATATTCGGCAATTTACCTGTTCGTCAATCTGGGCCCTGAGGAATCCTCAGCCTGCGCCGAGCAAACGCCACAACCGGCCGGAGCAGTTGGTAACGTGGCCCGGCAAGCGACCAGAGCGGTTCGCTGCGACGAAGGGGTTCAACACCGATGCCGTTCAGCACCCGAAACCTTGTACGTTCCGCCACCAAGCTGACCGTCGTGGGCATCGGAACGGCGGCCTTCGCCGCGGCGCTGGTGACCGTCAGCTCCGCCACCGCGAACGCCGACGTCGTCGAGATCAAGCCGCGCCCGAACGTCACCAGCCGCCAGGCCGTACTGGTCGACAAGAACGCACTGCGCCGCACCGGCCAGGGCGTGGTCCGCGGAGCCGGTGCCGAGAACCGCCGCCCCGACAGCGGCGGCGTGATGGCCCAGGGCATCATCCGCGAGGGCATCATCGCCGTTCCGAGCACCTCGTCCGCCCCGTTCGGGGTCCGCGCCAACGGCGAATTCCGCCAGGGCGCCCCCATGGGCAGCTGGTGACCTGACGCCGCACCGGACAGCTACGAAGTCCGCAGGGCCGCAACCAGATCCGGCACCCAGCCGCGGTCGGCCGGTACCCAGGCCAGCGCATCCAACTCCTCGGCTCGCACCCAGCGCAGCGCACGGTGATCATGCGGGTGTGGGCTGCCCGAGCACGCAGTGACCAGGTAGGCGCGCAGCGTCACGGTGGGGCTCAGCGCGACATCGGCACCGAGACGGGCCCCGACGGTGACGGTGACCCCAAGTTCCTCCTGCAACTCGCGCACCAGCGCGTCGGCGTCGCTCTCCCCCGCCGCGACCTTGCCCCCGGGCAGCTCCCACAGCCCGGCCAGCTCCGGTGGCCGTTCCCGCTGGGCGACCAGCAGCGTGCCCTCTGAAACAAGTGCTCCCGCAACGACGATCTGCCCATTCATCGCGGTTGACGGTATACCGTCGAATCCATGGCTGTGTTAACGAACGACCAAGTCGACGCCGCACTGCCCGACCTGTCCGGCTGGGAACGGTCCGACGGGGCGCTACGCCGGTCGGTGAAGTTCCCGACGTTTCTGGACGGCATCGAGGCCGTGCGCCGCGTCGCCGAGGTGGCCGAGCAGAAAGACCATCACCCCGACATCGATATCCGTTGGCGGACAGTGACTTTCACGCTGGTGACGCATTCCGCCGGTGGTATCACCGATCAGGACCTGCAGATGGCAAAGGCGATCGATCAGCTGCTCGGGCAGTAGCTGACCTGCCGGCGCCGGCGAGCCAGCCCAGGGTGGCCAGCGTGGCCACCGGATAGACCAGGCCCGCCCACGCCAGATGCCAGGGCCGGCCGATCTCCCAGATCGTCGGCTGCGCGAAGCTCAGCAGCCACGGCACCCCGATCAGCGCCAAAGCCAGCCATCCCCAGCCCAGCACCCGGGCACCGATCCGCTCCCGCAGCGGGCCGTGCAGCAGCCAGATCATCAGCGGGATCAGCCACACCCAGTGATGGGTCCAGGAGATCGGTGAGAGCACCAGCCCGAACAGCTGCACCGTGACGATGCCGCCGAGGCGGTCGTCGGCGCCGATCGCCCGCCACGCCAACAGTGCCAGCACCGCGGTCAGCAGCAGCGCCGCGATCACGATCGGCCCGTATCCGGCGTCGTGCCCGAGGATCCGCGAGATCGCGCCACGCCAGGACTGGTTGAACGAGGTCCCGATCGGCCCGACGCGGCGGGCGTCGCCGAGCAGATCGGTGAAGTAGTAGCGCGCCTGCTCGCCGACCACCAGTGCCGACACCCCGACGGTGCCGAAAAAGACCACCGCGGAGAACACCGCCACACCCCAGCGGCGCACCCCGACGAAATACAGTCCGGCGATGGCCGGGGTGAGCTTGACCCCGGCGGCCAATCCGACCAGCAGCCCAGAGAGCCACCATCGGCTGCTCTGCACCGCGCACAGCACCGCGAGCACCAGCAGCACATTGATCTGGCCGTAGTCGAAGGTACTGCGCAGCGGCTCGGTCCAGATGCCGACCGCGGTCCACAGCAGCGCCGGCCGCATGTCGGTGCGGCCGAGCAGGCGCAGGCTGATGCGCACCACGCCGTAGAGCGAGGCGAAGATCCCCAGTTGCCAGACGAAGGCCACCACCCCGAACGGCAGCAGGCTCAACGGATAGAACACCACCGCCGCGAACGGCGGGTAGGTGAACGGCAGCGGGAAGTCCGGGGTCTGTTCGGCGTAGACGTAGTCATACAGCGCCCCCGGATGCTCCAGGGTGTCGGCGCCGCCGACGTAGACGTGCAGGTCGACGAAGTTGGCGCCGTTGGGCACGAGGTAGGTCCAGGCGAGCCGCGCGGCGATGCTGACCAAGAACAATAGCGGCGCCCAGCGATAGAGCTGCGCCGTCGGACCGGTGTGGTGTTTGGTGTCTACCGGCCCGACTCTATCGACCCCGCACCCCCGACCCGCTCGGCCGGGCGGGCGGTCACCATCGACGCACACCTCCGTAACGGTTGAATAAACGCCACTCTTGTCACTTGAGTAACACCAGTAACTCCGTACCGTCGGATTCAGACGTGCCGTCAACGAAATGGGGAGTCCCGTGTCACCAGTCAGAAAAGCGTTTGCCGCCAGCATGATTGCCGGAGCAGGCGCCGTCGCCACCGCCCTGATGCTCAGCCCGACCGCCGTGGCCGAGCCGATCCCGGCGCCGCCCGCACCGGCGCCCGCAATGCCCAACCTGCCGTTCGTGAACCAGCTCGCCGGCCTGCCGGCCGCTGCGCCGCAGCTCATCCAGGGGCTCGCCTCGGCGTTCACCGGTGGTGGCGCTGCGACCACCCTGCCGATCGACCCGATCACCCCGGCGCCCACCGCCACCGCATCACTCAATCTGCCGCAGGCCCCGGCCGCTGCCGCCGCGCTGCCCGCCGCTGCGGCCGCCGCGCCGGCGATGGCCGGGATGCAGAACCTGATGCCCGCCGGTCTGGCGTCGCTGATGCCCGCGGGCACCCCGCTGGCCGGTCTGCTGCCGCAGGCCCCGGCGGCCACCCCGGCCCTACCCACGGCCCCGGGCGTGGCTCCGGCCTCGTCGCCGGCCGATGCCGCCGCCCAGTCGCTGGTGCCGATGTTCCTGCCGGTCTCCGCTCTGCCCTGACCGTCAGTAACCGCCCGTCACCGAGAAATCCACCAGGGGGAGTCATGCCATCGATCCGGACAATGCTGACCAGCACCACTGCCTGCGCACTGGTGCTGGGCGGCGGCGTCGCGGTCCCAGCCCACGCCGACCCGGCCGCGCCCGTACCGCTGCCGATCAACGGATTACAGGCTCCGGGGCTACCGGCGATGGAGACGCTCGGTCCGGCGATTCAGCAGGCCGCTGCTGATCCGACCAATGCCGCATCGATGCTCATGGCCGCCGCCGCCGCGTTCGCCGGAAACGCGGCGGCCCCCAGTGATTCGTTGAATGTCGCGTCCGCTGTGAACCAGTTCGTGTCCGAGCCGCAGGCCCACCTGCCTGCGGCCGGCGCGGGCGCCCAGGCGCACCTGCCCGCCGGGGTCGATCCGGCGTACTCGGTCGGCCCGGTCCCGATGGCCGTGCCGAAGGACCTTCCGGCCCCCGCGGCCGCCGTGCCCGCCGCCGATGCACCCGCACCGGCACCCGAGGCTGCGCCCGCTCCGCCGCCGCCGGCCGAACCACTGGCCGCGCCCGCACCCGGACCCGCACCCGCGCCCGCCGGGGCGACCCCGTCGTTCGGCCCGGACGCGCCGACGACCCAGGACTTCATGTACCCGTCGATCAGCAACGGCTGCCTCGCCGACGGCGGCAACGTGCTGGCGACCGCCATCTCGGTGGCCGGCCCGGCCACCATCCCCGCCCCCGGCCCGGCCGCGGGCCAGACCGCCTACGTCTTCACCGCCATCGGCACGCCCGGCCCCGCGGCCGAGCAGAAACTGCCGCTGAACGTGACCTGGGTGAACCTGAGCACCGGCAAGTCCGGGACCGCGACGCTCAAGCCGCAGGCCAACATCAACCCGGAGGGCCCGACCACGCTGACCGCCATCGCCGAGACCGGCTCGGGCAGCATCATGTCGACGATCTTCGGTCAGGTCACCACGACCGAGAAGCAATGCCAGTTCATGCCCACCATCGGCTCGACGGTGGTGCCTTGACAGCCTCAGACGCAAACGCATTCCCGGCCGTCATGGGTAATTCGTGACGGCCGGGAATGCGTTTCTCGGAGCTGCCTCAGTAGGCCATGAACAGGATCATCTCCCGGTCGTATTCACGGCCGGGATGCGAATCCGAGAGGTGCTGCTGCGCCTTCTCCACCAGATCGTCCTCGTCGGTGCCTTGAATCGCTTCGCCACACGGGCAGTTCAGATGTGTCTTCGCCATATGAACACAATCGCATACGAATGACGGTGAGCATGGATATCTACGACGTAATGCGCACAACCGGAGCGGTCCGGGAGTTCACCGGCGAGCCTCTGCCCGACGAGACGCTGACCCGGATCCTGGACAACGCCCGGTTCGCACCCAGCGGCGGCAACCGTCAGGGCACCCGGGTGGTGGTGATTCGTGACCAGGCGACCAAGGAAACGCTCGCCGATCTCTGCGCCACCGGGTTCCGGCGCTACATCGCCCAGCAGCGCAACGGGGAGAATCCGTGGAACCCGCTGCACCCCATGGGCGTGTCGGCCGAAGATCTCGCCGCGGTGCGAGTCCGGCGGCCGGCGCACCTGATCGAGGCCGACGTGGTCCTGGTGGTCTGCGTGGACCTAGGTGTGGTCGCCGCCTTCGACCAGGGTCTCGACCGCATCGGCGTGGTGGCGGGCGCCTCGGTGTACCCGCTGGTGTGGAACATCCTGCTCGCGGCCCGCAATGAAGGCTTCGGGGGCGTGCTCACGACCATGGCGGTGCCCGAGGAGCCCGCGGTGCAGGAATTACTCGGCATTCCCGGCGAGTTCGCCGTCGCGGCGGTGGTGCCGCTGGGGAAACCGGTCAAACAGGTACGCAAGCTGAGGCGCCGCGCAGTGTCCGAGTTCGTCACCCGGGAGCGGTTCGACGGCCCCGCATTCTGACCGTGTCGCGTAGCGACGGTGCAACCAGATCGAGAAATCGCCCCGATCAGCGA
This region of Mycolicibacterium diernhoferi genomic DNA includes:
- a CDS encoding 4a-hydroxytetrahydrobiopterin dehydratase, producing the protein MAVLTNDQVDAALPDLSGWERSDGALRRSVKFPTFLDGIEAVRRVAEVAEQKDHHPDIDIRWRTVTFTLVTHSAGGITDQDLQMAKAIDQLLGQ
- a CDS encoding DUF1059 domain-containing protein, yielding MAKTHLNCPCGEAIQGTDEDDLVEKAQQHLSDSHPGREYDREMILFMAY
- a CDS encoding nitroreductase family protein, coding for MDIYDVMRTTGAVREFTGEPLPDETLTRILDNARFAPSGGNRQGTRVVVIRDQATKETLADLCATGFRRYIAQQRNGENPWNPLHPMGVSAEDLAAVRVRRPAHLIEADVVLVVCVDLGVVAAFDQGLDRIGVVAGASVYPLVWNILLAARNEGFGGVLTTMAVPEEPAVQELLGIPGEFAVAAVVPLGKPVKQVRKLRRRAVSEFVTRERFDGPAF
- a CDS encoding mannosyltransferase, which encodes MTARLNPTVRSYWCYSSDKSGVYSTVTEVCVDGDRPPGRAGRGCGVDRVGPVDTKHHTGPTAQLYRWAPLLFLVSIAARLAWTYLVPNGANFVDLHVYVGGADTLEHPGALYDYVYAEQTPDFPLPFTYPPFAAVVFYPLSLLPFGVVAFVWQLGIFASLYGVVRISLRLLGRTDMRPALLWTAVGIWTEPLRSTFDYGQINVLLVLAVLCAVQSSRWWLSGLLVGLAAGVKLTPAIAGLYFVGVRRWGVAVFSAVVFFGTVGVSALVVGEQARYYFTDLLGDARRVGPIGTSFNQSWRGAISRILGHDAGYGPIVIAALLLTAVLALLAWRAIGADDRLGGIVTVQLFGLVLSPISWTHHWVWLIPLMIWLLHGPLRERIGARVLGWGWLALALIGVPWLLSFAQPTIWEIGRPWHLAWAGLVYPVATLATLGWLAGAGRSATARAADRSPLPSAGPDR
- a CDS encoding Rv1157c family protein, which gives rise to MPSIRTMLTSTTACALVLGGGVAVPAHADPAAPVPLPINGLQAPGLPAMETLGPAIQQAAADPTNAASMLMAAAAAFAGNAAAPSDSLNVASAVNQFVSEPQAHLPAAGAGAQAHLPAGVDPAYSVGPVPMAVPKDLPAPAAAVPAADAPAPAPEAAPAPPPPAEPLAAPAPGPAPAPAGATPSFGPDAPTTQDFMYPSISNGCLADGGNVLATAISVAGPATIPAPGPAAGQTAYVFTAIGTPGPAAEQKLPLNVTWVNLSTGKSGTATLKPQANINPEGPTTLTAIAETGSGSIMSTIFGQVTTTEKQCQFMPTIGSTVVP
- a CDS encoding (deoxy)nucleoside triphosphate pyrophosphohydrolase; translated protein: MNGQIVVAGALVSEGTLLVAQRERPPELAGLWELPGGKVAAGESDADALVRELQEELGVTVTVGARLGADVALSPTVTLRAYLVTACSGSPHPHDHRALRWVRAEELDALAWVPADRGWVPDLVAALRTS